One genomic segment of Rubritalea squalenifaciens DSM 18772 includes these proteins:
- the mtnP gene encoding S-methyl-5'-thioadenosine phosphorylase produces MTAIGIIGGSGLYAMEGFEQTEERVVETPFGAPSDALVGGTIGGRQVWFLPRHGRGHRILPHEINHRANIWALKSLGVRYIICVTAVGSLKEEYAPRNIVLPDQYFDRTGRREHHTFFGKGIAAHIAFGEPVSEGLRNLLYESAKQEGATVHNGGTYVNMDGPAFSTKAESEVNRKLGFDVIGMTNVPEAKLAREAEIALSTLAMVTDYDCWHEEEEAVTVQTVIGHLTANAKLAQKIIQRTVPHIPEDASWPEHSALDTALITPKEYWPEDTAKNLAPIIGRFC; encoded by the coding sequence ATGACAGCGATCGGAATCATCGGCGGCAGCGGGCTTTATGCCATGGAGGGATTTGAGCAAACAGAGGAACGCGTGGTAGAGACACCATTTGGTGCGCCGTCTGATGCGCTGGTGGGTGGCACCATCGGTGGCCGCCAAGTCTGGTTCCTGCCTCGTCACGGCCGCGGGCACCGTATCCTGCCGCATGAGATCAACCATCGTGCGAATATCTGGGCGCTCAAAAGTCTGGGCGTGCGCTACATCATCTGCGTGACCGCCGTCGGCAGTCTGAAGGAGGAATACGCCCCGCGAAACATTGTCCTGCCGGACCAGTACTTCGACCGCACCGGTCGCCGCGAGCACCATACCTTCTTTGGCAAGGGCATCGCCGCACACATAGCCTTTGGCGAGCCGGTGAGCGAGGGTCTAAGAAATCTGCTCTATGAATCTGCCAAGCAAGAGGGAGCCACCGTCCACAATGGCGGCACTTATGTGAATATGGATGGCCCGGCCTTCTCCACCAAGGCGGAGAGTGAAGTGAACCGTAAGCTGGGCTTCGATGTGATCGGCATGACTAACGTGCCGGAGGCGAAGCTCGCGCGTGAGGCTGAGATCGCTCTCTCCACCCTCGCGATGGTGACCGACTACGACTGCTGGCATGAGGAAGAGGAGGCCGTGACCGTGCAGACGGTAATTGGTCACCTGACTGCCAATGCCAAGCTGGCTCAGAAGATTATCCAGCGCACCGTTCCTCACATTCCAGAGGACGCCAGCTGGCCTGAGCACTCCGCACTCGATACCGCCCTCATCACCCCGAAGGAATACTGGCCGGAGGACACCGCCAAGAACCTCGCGCCGATCATTGGTAGGTTCTGTTAG
- a CDS encoding L,D-transpeptidase family protein, whose amino-acid sequence MLLRLPSHILRLTAALVAGLGLAYFSSTVVECSTAKPPTGAEHVEFPPQMPAPEITLSPSQYAHGPTRARDAADRVTSRLNQKLREKGLTLGSPVFLRVFKQSHEMEVWLQDGESYKHFKTYRIAAMSGKLGPKQKEGDHQAPEGFYFVSPRQMNPQSRFHLSFNLGYPNPYDRAHGRTGSALMVHGNRVSIGCFAMTDYYIEEIYTLCDAALDKGQPFFRVHSFPFRLTEDNLALYKDNKWHAFWQNLKPGYDHFEQTRIPPNIEVREKEYVVAE is encoded by the coding sequence ATGCTACTGCGCCTTCCCTCCCATATTCTACGCCTCACCGCCGCCCTCGTAGCAGGGCTTGGACTCGCTTATTTTTCCAGCACCGTGGTAGAGTGCAGCACTGCCAAGCCACCAACCGGTGCTGAACACGTAGAATTTCCACCACAAATGCCCGCACCCGAGATCACTCTCAGCCCCTCTCAGTACGCCCACGGCCCTACCCGCGCCCGCGATGCCGCAGATCGCGTAACCTCCCGCCTGAACCAGAAACTGAGGGAAAAAGGCCTGACCCTGGGCAGCCCGGTCTTCCTGCGCGTTTTCAAACAGAGCCATGAGATGGAAGTCTGGCTGCAGGACGGTGAGAGCTACAAGCATTTCAAGACCTACCGCATTGCCGCCATGTCCGGCAAACTCGGCCCCAAGCAGAAGGAAGGCGACCATCAGGCACCGGAGGGTTTTTACTTCGTCTCCCCCAGACAGATGAACCCGCAGAGCCGCTTCCACCTTTCCTTTAACCTTGGCTACCCGAACCCCTACGATCGCGCCCATGGCCGCACCGGCTCCGCCCTCATGGTCCACGGCAACCGAGTCTCCATCGGCTGCTTCGCCATGACGGACTACTACATCGAGGAGATCTACACCCTTTGCGATGCCGCGCTGGACAAAGGCCAGCCCTTCTTCCGCGTCCACTCCTTCCCCTTCCGCCTGACCGAGGACAACCTCGCCCTCTACAAGGACAACAAGTGGCATGCCTTCTGGCAAAACCTCAAGCCCGGCTACGACCACTTCGAGCAAACCCGCATCCCGCCCAACATCGAGGTCAGGGAAAAGGAATATGTGGTGGCGGAGTAG
- a CDS encoding DUF7710 domain-containing protein: MKSVWIFNGDSGRFPGGAFSIREKAEEWIKVHSLSGVLTKYPMDCGVYDHAVAEGYFTPKKDYQNSPAFISAFTSASQEHYHYENGVLIE; this comes from the coding sequence ATGAAATCAGTCTGGATCTTTAATGGTGATAGCGGTCGGTTTCCCGGTGGTGCATTTTCAATACGTGAAAAAGCTGAGGAGTGGATCAAGGTGCATAGCCTGAGCGGCGTACTAACCAAGTATCCGATGGATTGCGGTGTCTATGATCATGCCGTAGCAGAAGGTTACTTCACGCCTAAAAAAGACTACCAGAATTCTCCCGCATTTATCAGTGCATTCACTTCGGCCAGTCAGGAGCATTACCATTATGAAAATGGAGTTCTGATAGAATAA